The DNA sequence CTACGGCGTCGTCACGGCCATTAGCCTGATGAGCATCAACATTGCGCCGGCGGCCGTGAGTGCCAGCATTCATACCGCCGAAATGTTTGCCAGCGGGGCCTCGGGCTACCACCACTACCGCTTCGGCAACGTGAACAAGAAGCTGTTCAAGGTGCTGCTGATTCCGGGCGTGCTGGGGGCCATTACGGGGGCCTACCTGTTGTCGCGCTTCGGCGAAACCTACGGGGCCTACGTCAAGCCCCTGCTGGCCGTGTACCTGCTGCTGCTGGGCCTGCGCATCCTGACCAAAGCCTTCAGCAAGCCCGGCAAAGGCCGCACCAAGCACAAGAAGCTCGGGCTGCTGGCCGCGGCCGGCGGCTTCCTCGACTCCTTCGGCGGCGGCGGCTGGGGCCCGCTCGTGACCAGCACCCTCATTGCCGGGGGCCGCACCCCGCAGTACGTTATCGGCTCGGTCAGCGTCACGGAGTTCTTCGTCACCTTCGCCAGCGCCGTCACGTTTTTTGCCACCATCGGCATCACCCACTGGCAGATTATTCTGGGCCTGGTGGTAGGCGGCATTGCCGCCGCCCCGTTTGCCGCCCGCCTGGCCGGCCGCATTCCCACGCGCTGGATGTTCGTGGGCGTGGGCTTGATGGTGATTGTGTGGAGCCTCTGGGCCCTGCGCCGGCTGTTTATGTAGTCGGTAGCTGCTGGGCGGCGGGCCATTCCCCGTCGTCCGGCACCGCCGGAATAGCAATAGCCACGGTGGTGCCCGCCCCGGGAACGGTCGTTATCCGGGTAGTGCCGTTGAGCAGCTTCACCCGGTCGTGAATGGTTTTGAGCCCGATGCCTTGCGTGCCGTTGTGCTCCGGGTCGAAGCCCCGGCCATTGTCCTGCACCACGAGCTGCACCGCGTGCGGCTGCCGGGTCACGGTCACCGAGCCCTGCGTGGCCCGGGCGTGCTTCACGATGTTGTTGACCAGCTCCTGCACCAGCCGGAACAGGGCCAGATCCAGGTATTTCTCCAGCCGGGGGCCCGGGCCCACTACCTGACACCGCAGGCGCAGCTTACCGTGGCTCATGTGCCGGCACACGTCCCGGATGGCGGCTTCCAGCCCAAAGTCTTCCAGCGTGGTCGGAATCAGCTCGTGGGAAATAGTGCGGGTAGTGCTGATGGCGTCGGAGAGAAACTCTCCGGCCTGGCGCAGGGCCGTGGCCTGGCGCTGACTATTGGTCCGCTCAGGCTCCACGACCAGCTGCTCCAGCTGCAGCTTGGTGGCGTAGAGCACCTGGCCCAGCCCGTTGTGCAGGCTTTCGGCAATGCGGCGGCGCTCTACTTCCTGGGCTTCCAGCACGGCGTTCAGCAGCTGCTTCTGTTGGGAAAGCTGCAGGCGCAAGTGCTCTTTCTCCAGGCGCTTGATGTCGGTAACATCGTGGCCAATGGCCAGCACGCTGCGCACCGTGCCGTCGTCGGCTACCTCGGGCACCAGACGCGAGTAAAAGTACTTCGTGCCCGTTGCCGTTTCGGCCGAGTTGTAGTGGTCCTGGGCCTGGGCGCTGCTGAAGACGAGGCGCAGCTTGGCCATCCAGGGGCCGGCCACGTCCTGGTGGTGCTGCATGTCCAGGTTGGTTTTGCCCAGCAGCGCGCTCAGGGGCTGCTTCATCCGCTGGCAGAACGCGCCGTTGGCGAAGCGCAGCCGCAGGTCCGGGTCCCAGCGCGTAATCAGGTCGGGAGTGTTTTCGACCAGGGCCTGAAACTGGGCGGCGCTTTCCCGCGCTTCCTTTTCCGCCTGCTTCATCTCCGTTATGTCCTGCACCGTGCCGTAGAGGCGGCCCTCCCCGCCCGGCCGGGCCTGAATCCGGGTTTCGACGATCCGGACGCTGCCATCGTGGCGCACGATGCGGTGCACGAAACTACACGCCGACACCGCCGCCGTGGCCTGCCGCATCATCTCCGCAAAAACGTGCACGTCGTCGGGATGCACCAGGCTCAGGGATTTTTCCACCGTAACGGCGGCGCGCTGGGGCTCCAGGCCGTGAATCCGGTAGAGCTCATCGGTCCAGTAAATCTGCTGGCTGGCGGCATCTACTTCGAAGCTGCCGATGTGG is a window from the Hymenobacter aquaticus genome containing:
- a CDS encoding PAS domain-containing sensor histidine kinase; amino-acid sequence: MLAAPLSSTLLSPEVLGAYEALPERYLFLTPELLVLTATDAYLAVTGTVRADIVGRSVFDIFPENPREPSAASKERLRASFARVLATGLPDQLPMQRYDVRGPGPEAEFEEKYWRVQNSPVLAPDGSVRCIINQVSDVTELVRQGHRIEDLSREVDLTRALIANNRLLVQQLQKANAILDTIGEAYLELSLTGEFTYLNRQAEQMLAVSKAELLGQSIWQTSALRVSAESQHIIRRALDTRQRAEGEYLCSILGRWVYMSATPTADGLIVLLYDIQEVKEARERLRQEHQRLKESQAIGHIGSFEVDAASQQIYWTDELYRIHGLEPQRAAVTVEKSLSLVHPDDVHVFAEMMRQATAAVSACSFVHRIVRHDGSVRIVETRIQARPGGEGRLYGTVQDITEMKQAEKEARESAAQFQALVENTPDLITRWDPDLRLRFANGAFCQRMKQPLSALLGKTNLDMQHHQDVAGPWMAKLRLVFSSAQAQDHYNSAETATGTKYFYSRLVPEVADDGTVRSVLAIGHDVTDIKRLEKEHLRLQLSQQKQLLNAVLEAQEVERRRIAESLHNGLGQVLYATKLQLEQLVVEPERTNSQRQATALRQAGEFLSDAISTTRTISHELIPTTLEDFGLEAAIRDVCRHMSHGKLRLRCQVVGPGPRLEKYLDLALFRLVQELVNNIVKHARATQGSVTVTRQPHAVQLVVQDNGRGFDPEHNGTQGIGLKTIHDRVKLLNGTTRITTVPGAGTTVAIAIPAVPDDGEWPAAQQLPTT